In Bradyrhizobium sp. 1(2017), one DNA window encodes the following:
- the pflA gene encoding pyruvate formate-lyase-activating protein encodes MSTPQALESGSRHDLRTGVSPDAPDEDKFKDEEGAFGYCHSYETSSRYDGPGLRVVLFMSGCLLRCTYCHNPDTWHLKDGTHVSAEQVLKRLADFAPSLRSLGGGLTISGGEAMVQLAFAKRIFAGAKAMGLHTAIETSGFLGDRADDSFLKVVDLILLDIKSSNPDTYRKVTGRDIAPTLRFAERLASTNKPVWVRFTLVPGSTDDPANVEGIAKFVAPMKNVEWVEVQPFHQMGEFKWKAMGLDYKHYDTPPPSRELVNRVIGQFRDAGCNAR; translated from the coding sequence ATGTCGACCCCGCAGGCACTCGAATCGGGAAGCCGCCACGACCTGCGTACGGGTGTTTCACCCGACGCTCCCGATGAGGACAAGTTCAAGGACGAGGAAGGTGCGTTCGGGTACTGCCATTCCTACGAAACGTCGTCGCGATACGACGGTCCGGGCCTGCGTGTCGTGTTGTTCATGTCTGGCTGCCTCTTGCGCTGCACCTATTGCCACAACCCCGACACATGGCACCTCAAGGACGGCACCCATGTGTCGGCCGAACAGGTCCTGAAGCGCCTTGCTGATTTTGCTCCCTCGCTGCGCAGCCTCGGCGGCGGGCTCACCATCTCGGGTGGCGAGGCGATGGTGCAGCTCGCTTTTGCCAAACGCATCTTCGCCGGGGCCAAGGCGATGGGCCTGCATACGGCCATCGAGACATCGGGTTTCCTCGGAGATCGAGCTGACGATTCATTTCTCAAAGTCGTCGACCTGATTTTGCTCGACATCAAGAGCTCCAACCCCGACACCTATCGCAAGGTGACGGGGCGAGACATCGCGCCGACACTGCGCTTCGCCGAGCGCCTCGCATCGACCAACAAGCCCGTTTGGGTCCGCTTCACGCTCGTGCCAGGCTCGACCGATGATCCGGCGAATGTCGAGGGGATCGCCAAATTCGTAGCGCCCATGAAAAACGTCGAATGGGTCGAGGTTCAGCCCTTCCATCAAATGGGTGAGTTCAAGTGGAAGGCAATGGGTCTCGACTACAAGCACTACGACACGCCACCGCCCTCCCGCGAATTGGTGAATAGGGTCATCGGCCAGTTTCGCGATGCGGGCTGTAACGCCCGCTGA
- the pflB gene encoding formate C-acetyltransferase, with protein MKGSAALRKDAKVDSWRGFQPGDWSSSISVRDFIVRNVTSYTGDETFLAGPTQRTKAVWAKLQPYFAEERKKGVLAVDAQHPSTMLAHQAGYIDRDNEVIVGLQTDQPFKRAIFPFGGLRMVEAGLKAAGFEPDAKVHEAFTKYRKSHNDGVFDAYTPEIMNCRRSGIITGLPDAYGRGRIIGDYRRVALYGSDRLREVKRQERAQIDDMWPTDEVIRQREELAEQMRALEDLASMAKLYGHDITQPATNAQEAFQWTYFAYLGAIKEANGAAMSIGRISSFLDIYIERDLKEGALDEADAQELWDQLVQKLRIVRFLRTPDYDALFSGDPYWATECVGGMDLDGRALVTKSSYRMLHTLYNLGPAPEPNITVLWSNHMPAPFKRFCVKVSKDTSSLQYENDDLMRPYWGDDYAIACCVSAMRLGKQMQFFGARVNFAKALLYAINGGRDEVSGDQVAPRTLPVTGDFLDYDDVMAKFDTTMEWLAKTYVHAMNCIHYMHDKYFYERLEMALHDRDILRTMAFGIAGLSVVADSLSAIKYGKIRVTRDTNGLVVDYQNEGNASTPQFGNNDDRVDQIASDLVTRFMEKIRKHPTYRNATHTQSVLTITSNVVYGKTTGNTPDGRRKGEPFGPGANPMHGRDSHGWLASCLSVAKLPYKDSLDGISYTVSVAPQKAHLSETQLIDEATKAFDVYFKRGGFHMNLNVIDKDTLEDAVKNPDKYPQLTIRVSGYAVNFVRLTPEQQRDVISRTFHGQI; from the coding sequence ATGAAGGGCAGCGCAGCGCTCAGGAAGGACGCGAAAGTGGATAGCTGGAGGGGTTTCCAGCCCGGCGACTGGTCTTCCTCCATCAGCGTACGCGACTTCATCGTTAGAAATGTCACTTCCTATACTGGAGACGAGACCTTCCTTGCAGGCCCCACACAGCGCACCAAGGCGGTGTGGGCGAAGCTGCAGCCTTATTTTGCCGAAGAAAGAAAAAAGGGCGTTCTCGCCGTCGATGCGCAGCATCCGTCAACAATGCTGGCGCATCAGGCCGGATACATCGACCGCGACAATGAGGTCATTGTCGGCCTCCAGACGGACCAGCCTTTCAAGCGGGCGATCTTTCCGTTCGGCGGACTGCGCATGGTGGAAGCGGGCCTCAAAGCCGCGGGGTTCGAGCCCGATGCAAAGGTGCACGAAGCCTTCACCAAATACCGCAAATCGCACAATGATGGGGTATTCGACGCCTATACCCCGGAGATCATGAACTGCCGGCGGTCCGGCATCATCACCGGCCTTCCCGACGCCTATGGCCGCGGCCGCATCATCGGCGATTATCGCCGCGTCGCACTTTACGGCAGCGACCGCCTGCGCGAGGTCAAACGGCAAGAACGGGCCCAGATCGACGACATGTGGCCGACGGATGAAGTGATCCGCCAGCGCGAAGAACTCGCAGAGCAAATGCGGGCGCTGGAAGACCTCGCGTCGATGGCGAAGCTCTATGGCCATGACATCACGCAGCCCGCGACAAACGCGCAGGAAGCATTCCAATGGACCTACTTCGCCTACCTTGGCGCGATCAAGGAAGCCAACGGCGCGGCCATGTCCATCGGACGCATCTCGAGCTTCCTCGACATCTACATCGAGCGCGACCTGAAAGAGGGCGCTCTCGACGAGGCCGACGCGCAGGAGCTCTGGGATCAACTGGTGCAAAAGCTGCGCATCGTGCGCTTCCTGCGCACGCCCGACTACGATGCACTGTTCAGCGGTGACCCCTACTGGGCAACCGAATGCGTCGGCGGGATGGACCTCGACGGGCGAGCGCTGGTGACGAAGAGCAGCTACCGCATGCTCCACACCCTATACAACCTCGGCCCCGCTCCGGAGCCGAACATCACTGTGCTGTGGTCAAATCACATGCCGGCGCCCTTCAAGCGCTTCTGTGTCAAGGTGAGCAAGGACACCTCGTCCCTGCAATACGAAAACGACGATCTGATGCGCCCGTACTGGGGCGATGATTATGCAATCGCTTGCTGCGTTTCGGCCATGCGCCTCGGTAAGCAGATGCAGTTCTTCGGGGCTCGGGTGAATTTCGCAAAGGCTCTGCTCTATGCCATCAACGGCGGCCGCGATGAAGTTTCCGGCGACCAGGTCGCGCCCCGGACCCTGCCGGTAACCGGCGACTTCCTTGACTATGATGACGTCATGGCGAAGTTCGACACCACCATGGAGTGGCTCGCCAAGACCTATGTGCATGCCATGAACTGCATCCACTACATGCACGACAAGTACTTCTACGAGCGCCTGGAGATGGCGCTCCATGATCGCGACATACTGCGCACCATGGCATTCGGCATCGCCGGACTCTCGGTGGTCGCCGACAGTCTCAGCGCGATCAAATACGGCAAGATCCGTGTCACTCGCGACACGAATGGACTGGTTGTCGATTACCAGAACGAGGGCAACGCTTCGACGCCGCAATTCGGCAACAACGACGACCGGGTCGACCAGATCGCATCGGATCTCGTAACGCGGTTCATGGAAAAGATCCGCAAGCATCCGACCTATCGGAACGCGACGCATACGCAGAGCGTCCTGACCATCACCTCCAACGTCGTCTATGGCAAGACGACTGGTAATACGCCGGATGGCCGCCGCAAGGGTGAGCCGTTCGGACCTGGCGCAAACCCGATGCATGGCCGCGACAGCCATGGCTGGCTTGCGTCGTGCCTGTCGGTCGCAAAGCTGCCCTACAAAGACTCGCTCGACGGCATCAGCTATACGGTGTCGGTCGCACCGCAGAAGGCGCATCTCTCCGAAACTCAACTGATCGACGAAGCCACCAAGGCGTTCGACGTCTATTTCAAGCGCGGCGGCTTCCACATGAACCTGAACGTGATCGACAAGGACACGCTGGAGGACGCCGTCAAGAACCCGGATAAGTATCCGCAGCTCACGATCCGGGTGTCCGGCTATGCCGTCAATTTCGTCCGCCTGACACCCGAACAGCAGAGGGACGTCATCAGCCGTACCTTCCACGGCCAGATCTGA
- a CDS encoding phosphate acetyltransferase: MSAMPAASGTGSKYDRLITAAKNAPSVSTIVVHPCDESSLRGAIESAEAGIIKAVLVGPAARIRDIAARHNLNIGGYEIIDTPPTEAAAAARSVELIHEGKGEVLMKGSLHTDEIMRAVTAKVGGLRTDRRISHVFIMDVPTYTETLFVTDAAINIFPDIDGKRDIIQNAVDLYNEVGFGTTPRVAILSAVETVTSKIPSTIEAAALCKMADRKQITGAVLDGPLAFDNAIDMEAARIKDIKSEVAGRAQILVVPDLESGNMLAKNLAYFAKADGAGVVLGARVPVVLTSRADSARSRMASAAVAALHAEARRRKAPIAAA, translated from the coding sequence ATGAGTGCTATGCCAGCAGCGAGTGGGACGGGATCGAAGTACGACAGGCTGATTACGGCAGCGAAGAATGCTCCGTCGGTTTCGACCATCGTCGTGCATCCCTGCGACGAGAGCTCGTTGCGCGGGGCGATCGAGTCGGCGGAAGCCGGAATTATCAAAGCGGTCCTCGTTGGCCCCGCAGCCAGGATTCGGGACATCGCTGCCAGGCACAACCTCAACATTGGCGGTTATGAGATCATCGACACGCCTCCCACAGAGGCCGCTGCTGCCGCGAGGAGCGTGGAACTGATCCACGAGGGCAAGGGTGAAGTCCTGATGAAGGGCAGCTTGCACACCGACGAGATCATGCGCGCCGTTACGGCAAAGGTGGGTGGGCTGCGCACGGATCGGCGGATCAGCCACGTCTTCATCATGGATGTGCCGACCTACACTGAGACGCTTTTCGTGACAGATGCCGCCATCAACATCTTCCCGGATATCGATGGCAAGCGCGACATCATTCAGAACGCTGTCGATCTCTACAACGAAGTCGGCTTCGGCACGACGCCGCGAGTGGCAATCCTCTCGGCGGTCGAGACCGTCACCTCGAAAATCCCTTCGACCATCGAGGCTGCAGCGCTTTGCAAGATGGCCGATCGCAAGCAGATCACAGGGGCGGTGCTGGACGGGCCGCTCGCCTTTGATAACGCCATTGACATGGAGGCCGCGCGCATCAAGGACATCAAGTCGGAGGTCGCCGGCCGGGCGCAGATACTGGTCGTGCCCGACCTCGAATCCGGCAATATGCTGGCGAAGAACCTCGCTTATTTCGCCAAGGCTGATGGCGCCGGCGTCGTGCTTGGCGCGCGTGTGCCGGTCGTGCTGACATCACGGGCGGATTCCGCCCGGTCGCGGATGGCGTCCGCAGCGGTAGCCGCCCTTCATGCCGAGGCCCGACGGCGCAAAGCGCCAATTGCTGCAGCGTGA